The following proteins are encoded in a genomic region of Triticum dicoccoides isolate Atlit2015 ecotype Zavitan chromosome 1B, WEW_v2.0, whole genome shotgun sequence:
- the LOC119330703 gene encoding putative zinc transporter At3g08650, whose amino-acid sequence MDRKVGVVLVCLLFLLIGEVSAVAQTEVGHVRVTQEAPDLKLEDAGRHDVSQSGRVSVYVVAWSTLAMAAATGLGALPFFFLELEAQWAGLCNGLAAGVMLAASFDLVQEGQMYGSGSWVVFGILSGGIFIWLCKKILEQHGEVSMLDIKGADASKVILVVGIMTLHSFGEGSGVGVSFVGSKGLSQGLLVTVAIAVHNIPEGLAVSMVLSSRGVSPQKAMLWSIITSLPQPIVAVPAFLCADAFQKVLPFCTGFAAGCMIWIVIAEVLPDAFKEATPSQVASAGTLAVAFMETLSTVLQGFTDGHGLEDTSGFLVSLVFGLGPLFGGIILVAFSLAFNMPHPLLTGVASGIAFRLASWRPLQLVMSLKMGLFTTLFLLLGGSVFYHLVEASILMVAKHNKSSVNVITSSSRLSLSVLTQQSLLACGCVFLHAYAEGLALGVAARKASGLGRYMVLPVSLHGLPRGAAVASCVYGATDSWRGALAAAALTGFAGPSAAIGAILAKIGYDGLDYWMVIACGALIPSFGRVFRRSLRLDARKSVCGILIGFGFAWVCLMSTRFICLHTPYCNSAPEAVT is encoded by the exons ATGGATAGAAAAGTCGGAGTGGTTTTAGTCTGCCTGCTCTTCCTACTCATTGGGGAAGTTTCGGCGGTTGCCCAGACCGAGGTTGGTCATGTGCGTGTAACACAGGAGGCACCAGATCTGAAGCTAGAGGATGCTGGTAGACATGATGTGTCCCAAAGTGGAAGGGTGTCGGTGTATGTTGTTGCATGGTCGACGCTTGCGATGGCTGCAGCAACAGGGTTGGGAGCACTTCCCTTCTTTTTCCTGGAGCTAGAGGCCCAATGGGCAGGCCTTTGCAATGGGTTGGCAGCTGGGGTGATGTTGGCAGCAAGTTTTGATCTTGTGCAGGAAGGGCAGATGTACGGCAGTGGGAGTTGGGTTGTTTTTGGGATTTTGAGTGGAGGGATCTTTATTTGGCTTTGCAAGAAG ATTCTTGAGCAACATGGAGAAGTAAGTATGTTGGATATAAAAGGTGCAGATGCAAGTAAAGTTATTCTTGTTGTTGGAATAATGACACTCCATTCTTTTGGCGAGGGTTCTGGTGTTGGTGTTTCCTTTGTTGGGTCAAAAGGATTATCTCAAGGTCTTTTAGTTACTGTAGCTATAGCAGTGCACAACATACCTGAAGGCCTGGCTGTAAGCATGGTACTATCATCTAGGGGTGTCTCCCCACAAAAAGCAATGCTATGGAGTATCATAACATCTTTACCACAG CCAATTGTTGCTGTGCCTGCATTCCTTTGTGCCGATGCATTTCAGAAGGTGCTTCCTTTCTGTACTGGTTTTGCTGCAGGGTGCATGATATGGATTGTTATTGCAGAGGTTCTTCCTGATGCTTTTAAG GAAGCAACTCCATCTCAAGTAGCCTCTGCTGGAACACTTGCTGTTGCTTTTATGGAAACATTAAGTACCGTGCTTCAGGGATTCACGGATGGCCACGG CTTGGAAGATACATCAGGCTTTTTGGTATCACTTGTATTTGGTCTTGGTCCACTTTTTGGAGGAATTATACTTGTCGCGTTCTCGCTTGCCTTCAACATGCCACACCCTCTTCTTACTGGTGTAGCATCTGGCATTGCCTTCCGTCTTGCTTCATGGAGGCCATTGCAACTTGTGATGTCCTTAAAGATGGGTCTCTTCACCACCTTGTTCCTCCTGCTAGGAGGTTCCGTCTTCTACCATCTCGTGGAAGCAAGCATCCTTATGGTTGCTAAACACAATAAATCATCCGTCAATGTCATTACATCTTCCAGCAGGCTCTCTCTTAGTGTCCTCACACAGCAATCGCTCCTTGCTTGCGGTTGCGTCTTCCTTCACGCCTACGCCGAAGGGCTTGCACTTGGTGTGGCGGCACGCAAGGCATCTGGTCTAGGCCGCTACATGGTTCTTCCAGTCTCTCTTCACGGCCTACCACGGGGTGCTGCTGTTGCTAGTTGTGTATATGGTGCCACTGATAGCTGGCGAGGAGCCTTGGCAGCTGCAGCTCTGACCGGGTTTGCGGGACCAAGCGCGGCCATCGGTGCAATCCTTGCGAAGATTGGCTATGATGGACTGGACTATTGGATGGTGATTGCATGCGGGGCTTTGATCCCAAGCTTTGGCCGTGTCTTCAGACGCTCGTTGCGGCTGGACGCGAGGAAGAGCGTCTGCGGGATCCTGATAGGTTTTGGTTTTGCTTGGGTGTGTTTGATGTCCACCAGATTCATCTGCTTGCACACCCCTTACTGCAATTCAGCTCCAGAAGCGGTCACATGA